In Aridibaculum aurantiacum, the following proteins share a genomic window:
- a CDS encoding FkbM family methyltransferase yields MKKKILPTKNDRKHAAIAKRQIDFYKNLVMPNDLCFDIGANIGSKTKVFLQLQARVVAVEPQRNCTEILAALYGNKATVLQKGAGAKNEVKEFFVANHSELSSFNEDWISELKKTRFASANVQSVEKVEIVTLDSLIQTYGRPAFIKIDVEGYELEVLKGLHEPFGCLSFEYTVPEKKATLVEALEYLRQHYPNSTCNYVIGREDHFALKTWVSIDDLLQLVQKQEFDETSAGDVYVRSSKN; encoded by the coding sequence TTGAAGAAAAAGATTCTTCCTACAAAGAATGACCGAAAACATGCAGCTATTGCAAAACGCCAGATAGACTTTTATAAGAACCTGGTGATGCCAAATGATCTTTGTTTTGACATCGGAGCCAATATAGGTTCTAAAACTAAGGTTTTTCTACAGTTGCAGGCGAGGGTTGTAGCCGTAGAGCCACAGCGCAATTGTACAGAGATCCTTGCTGCATTGTATGGAAACAAGGCCACTGTTCTCCAAAAAGGGGCTGGTGCAAAAAATGAGGTTAAAGAATTTTTTGTTGCAAATCATTCCGAATTATCCAGCTTCAATGAAGACTGGATTAGCGAACTGAAAAAAACAAGATTTGCAAGCGCAAATGTTCAATCAGTAGAAAAAGTTGAGATAGTAACCTTGGATAGTTTAATCCAAACATATGGAAGACCTGCTTTTATAAAAATTGATGTTGAAGGTTATGAATTGGAAGTGCTGAAAGGATTACATGAACCATTTGGATGTTTGTCATTTGAGTATACAGTTCCTGAGAAGAAAGCTACGCTCGTTGAAGCTTTAGAATACTTAAGGCAGCACTATCCTAATTCAACCTGCAACTATGTTATTGGCCGCGAAGATCATTTTGCATTAAAAACATGGGTTAGCATAGATGATCTACTGCAACTTGTGCAAAAGCAAGAATTTGATGAAACATCGGCAGGAGATGTTTATGTAAGGTCTTCAAAGAACTGA
- a CDS encoding tetratricopeptide repeat protein → MRTPLLIFALCMLLFSSVASAQEKDELDKYIQHLKDDNAGPRKETGFLSAGSDFLYGQGYFDAKNYSSAEWYFMDVVKKQKDNAFANYQLAISLIRQNDAAKKQQAQEYLDAAFRLNPSLKDRYQKDVPAGTITATQTTPANNPPATSTPPANNPPNNNPVTTNLTGLDAYIDRLKRSSATFGAETAMNTAGQEALYGIGYYEKNDLGSAETRFRLALARDAEQPYINYMMAISLAAQGNKEAAKPFLQKAFAKDASLVRRYDNDLPKAMAEWKKLEDAKQVKTSPPTKETYGGRLVFGNYTCHQSVWNGPNRSPAYSFQYKGYFALKADGTYRWLDNGQTGRYKYDAKTGNITWLSGYFKTSGVKSTQYKVDKEMAQATVNFSESYRWECGCERK, encoded by the coding sequence ATGAGAACACCGCTGTTGATATTTGCGCTTTGCATGTTATTGTTTTCTTCAGTTGCATCTGCGCAGGAAAAAGATGAGCTGGACAAGTATATTCAGCATCTTAAGGATGATAATGCCGGGCCGCGTAAGGAAACCGGTTTTCTTTCTGCCGGCTCTGACTTTCTGTATGGCCAAGGATATTTTGATGCGAAGAATTATTCTTCGGCAGAATGGTATTTTATGGACGTGGTGAAGAAGCAAAAAGATAATGCCTTTGCAAACTATCAACTGGCCATTTCATTGATCAGGCAAAATGATGCGGCCAAGAAGCAACAAGCCCAGGAATACCTGGATGCAGCTTTTCGTCTCAATCCATCACTCAAGGACAGGTATCAAAAGGATGTTCCTGCAGGCACCATCACGGCCACTCAAACCACGCCTGCAAATAATCCTCCTGCTACAAGCACTCCTCCTGCAAACAATCCTCCAAACAACAACCCGGTAACAACTAACCTCACTGGTCTGGATGCTTACATTGACAGGCTAAAAAGATCGAGTGCAACATTTGGTGCGGAAACTGCCATGAATACAGCAGGACAAGAGGCACTGTATGGTATAGGCTACTATGAGAAGAATGATCTCGGCAGTGCTGAAACAAGGTTCAGGCTGGCACTTGCGCGTGATGCTGAGCAACCTTACATAAACTATATGATGGCTATCTCGCTTGCCGCACAGGGAAACAAAGAGGCTGCAAAACCTTTCCTGCAAAAGGCATTTGCTAAAGATGCATCCCTCGTACGTCGTTATGATAATGACTTACCTAAAGCCATGGCGGAATGGAAAAAGCTGGAAGATGCGAAGCAGGTAAAGACATCGCCGCCTACTAAAGAAACCTATGGAGGCCGATTGGTTTTTGGTAATTATACATGCCACCAATCGGTGTGGAATGGTCCTAACAGGAGCCCGGCCTACAGTTTCCAGTACAAAGGATATTTTGCATTGAAAGCAGACGGCACTTACAGGTGGCTCGACAATGGCCAGACAGGCAGGTATAAGTATGATGCAAAAACGGGTAACATCACATGGCTCTCCGGTTATTTTAAAACCTCCGGCGTAAAGTCGACACAATACAAGGTGGATAAAGAAATGGCACAGGCGACAGTAAACTTTTCAGAATCGTACAGGTGGGAATGCGGGTGCGAAAGGAAGTGA
- a CDS encoding SMP-30/gluconolactonase/LRE family protein: MKQLLCLFAVAITLQSGAQQYSLKKIWSTDNNIAVPESVLPTKKVLYVSLIDGPAWGADGKGGVAKLSPEGKIIDTTWVTGLNAPKGMAIVGKRLYVADITEVVVVNLKSGKIEKKIKVDGAVALNDVTATKKGIVYVSDSRTGKVWRFENDIPTLYLDNLTNVNGLKAINDELYIAAGKSFVVADANKQLRTIAELPEGGDGVEPVGNGDFIVTSWIGLVYYVSADGKVQTLLDTRADKKNTADIGYDPRKRIIYLPTFNGKTVEAYRLIL; the protein is encoded by the coding sequence ATGAAACAGTTACTTTGCCTTTTTGCCGTTGCTATCACTTTACAGTCAGGTGCACAGCAGTATTCTCTAAAAAAGATCTGGTCGACAGATAATAACATAGCCGTTCCTGAGTCGGTGTTACCTACCAAGAAAGTGCTGTATGTATCGCTGATTGACGGGCCGGCATGGGGTGCAGATGGAAAAGGTGGTGTGGCCAAACTATCCCCGGAAGGGAAGATCATTGATACCACCTGGGTTACAGGCCTGAACGCACCTAAAGGCATGGCTATAGTAGGTAAAAGGCTGTATGTAGCTGATATCACCGAAGTAGTGGTGGTGAACCTGAAGAGCGGGAAGATCGAAAAGAAAATAAAAGTGGATGGTGCTGTTGCACTAAATGATGTAACCGCCACCAAAAAAGGAATAGTGTATGTATCCGACTCCAGGACCGGGAAGGTATGGCGGTTTGAAAATGATATACCTACGCTTTATCTGGATAACCTAACCAATGTAAATGGTCTGAAAGCAATTAATGATGAACTGTACATAGCAGCAGGGAAATCATTTGTCGTTGCAGATGCCAACAAACAACTAAGAACAATTGCTGAACTTCCGGAAGGTGGTGATGGTGTAGAGCCGGTAGGCAACGGAGACTTTATTGTCACTTCATGGATTGGACTGGTATATTATGTTTCTGCTGATGGCAAAGTACAAACGCTCCTGGATACAAGAGCTGATAAAAAGAATACAGCTGATATAGGTTATGATCCTCGTAAACGTATCATCTACTTGCCTACGTTTAATGGTAAGACGGTGGAAGCATATAGATTAATTTTATGA